From a region of the Halolamina sp. CBA1230 genome:
- a CDS encoding NUDIX domain-containing protein yields the protein MIAVDADYCPLCGAAVEHREVDGRERAYCPNCERVLWRTAVPSVAVAVVDVDESRRDSSASQTQSDDGDRVCCIRRGQPPAEGAWALPGGHPEHDEPLAEGAARELEEETGLHVDPDDLEPIGTGFAAGSERNHAAIHFGVNRAAATGATEAGDDADAVAFLTPDAYDERESLVHDRASVEEALRRF from the coding sequence GTGATCGCCGTCGATGCAGACTACTGCCCGCTCTGCGGTGCTGCGGTCGAACACCGCGAGGTCGACGGCCGCGAGCGCGCCTACTGCCCGAATTGTGAGCGCGTGCTCTGGCGCACGGCGGTTCCGAGCGTCGCCGTCGCGGTCGTCGACGTTGACGAATCGCGTCGCGATTCGTCCGCCAGTCAGACACAGTCTGACGACGGCGACCGTGTCTGCTGTATCCGGCGCGGGCAGCCGCCCGCCGAGGGCGCGTGGGCGCTCCCTGGCGGCCATCCTGAACACGACGAGCCGCTCGCTGAGGGCGCCGCGCGGGAACTCGAGGAGGAAACCGGACTACACGTCGACCCCGACGACCTCGAACCGATCGGGACCGGGTTCGCAGCGGGGTCGGAGCGCAACCACGCTGCGATCCACTTCGGCGTGAATCGGGCCGCGGCGACTGGGGCCACGGAAGCGGGCGACGACGCCGATGCGGTCGCGTTTCTCACCCCCGACGCGTACGACGAGCGCGAGTCGCTGGTCCACGACCGGGCGAGCGTCGAGGAAGCGCTGAGGCGGTTCTGA
- a CDS encoding DUF2073 domain-containing protein: MPEVTSGDGDGSSPEEDDLDDGVRVDMISGARMEGLTSMEKIRLILDGVRDGNIVILEEGLTPDEESKLIEVTMTEISPDEFSGIEIETYPKSSSSNPGLFDRLMGKEEQTQKLTVIGPANQIETLHKDENLISTLVSRK; encoded by the coding sequence ATGCCCGAAGTAACCAGCGGCGACGGCGACGGTTCCTCCCCCGAAGAGGACGACCTCGACGACGGCGTCCGGGTCGACATGATCAGCGGCGCCCGGATGGAGGGGCTCACCAGCATGGAGAAGATCCGCCTGATCCTCGACGGCGTTCGCGACGGCAACATCGTGATATTAGAGGAGGGGCTCACCCCCGACGAGGAGTCGAAGCTGATCGAGGTCACGATGACGGAGATCAGCCCGGACGAGTTCAGCGGCATCGAGATCGAGACCTACCCCAAATCGAGTTCGAGCAACCCCGGGCTGTTCGACCGGCTGATGGGGAAGGAGGAGCAGACACAGAAGCTGACGGTGATCGGCCCGGCGAACCAGATCGAGACGCTCCACAAGGACGAGAACCTGATCAGCACGCTCGTCTCGCGCAAGTAG
- the glmM gene encoding phosphoglucosamine mutase, translated as MKVFGSSGTRGVAGEQLTAEFVLRVAKAAGTVWDADRAAIARDTRTTGELFANAADAGLTAVGVDADRLGVLPTPAAVRYAEVEEIPAVVVTASHNPPEYNGIKLVGADGVELPVAELERVEDCLLGETFEEADWEETGASRTIDGVAADYVDDLLANVDREAVADADLTVALDPGHGAGALTSPEFFRRLGCDVVTVNGQPDGHFPGRDPEPVPENLDDLGRLVRASDADVGIAHDGDADRAIFFDEDGEYVEGDASLAALAAEALEPGDATVAAVNVSQRLVDVCDDVGADLELTPIGATNIITRIQELQAEGRRVPISGEGNGGIFFPNYRLVRDGAFIAAKFLELLAKRGDPPSAVVAPYTAYENVRRNLSYGKERELSAMLDAAEQYAAEADVEASTVDGYRLDYGDAWVLVRPSGTEPKVRIYAEARERERAVELADAVERELAAALED; from the coding sequence ATGAAGGTCTTCGGCTCCAGCGGCACCCGCGGGGTCGCCGGCGAACAGCTCACCGCCGAGTTCGTCCTCCGGGTCGCCAAGGCCGCCGGCACCGTCTGGGACGCCGACCGCGCCGCCATCGCCCGCGACACGCGAACCACCGGGGAACTGTTCGCCAACGCCGCCGACGCCGGCCTCACTGCCGTGGGCGTCGACGCCGACCGCCTCGGCGTGCTCCCCACCCCCGCGGCCGTGCGCTACGCCGAGGTCGAGGAGATCCCGGCCGTCGTCGTCACCGCCTCCCACAACCCGCCCGAGTACAACGGGATCAAGCTCGTCGGCGCCGACGGCGTCGAACTCCCGGTCGCCGAGCTCGAACGCGTCGAGGACTGTCTGCTCGGCGAGACGTTCGAGGAGGCCGACTGGGAGGAAACCGGCGCCTCCCGAACGATCGACGGCGTCGCCGCCGACTACGTCGACGACCTGCTCGCGAACGTCGACCGCGAGGCGGTCGCGGACGCCGACCTCACCGTGGCGCTCGACCCCGGCCACGGCGCGGGCGCGCTCACCAGCCCCGAGTTCTTCCGCCGCCTGGGCTGTGACGTGGTCACCGTCAACGGCCAGCCCGACGGCCACTTCCCGGGTCGCGACCCCGAGCCAGTCCCGGAGAACCTCGACGATCTCGGCCGCCTCGTTCGCGCCAGCGACGCCGACGTGGGGATCGCCCACGACGGCGACGCCGACCGCGCCATCTTCTTCGACGAGGACGGCGAGTACGTCGAGGGCGACGCCTCCCTCGCGGCGCTGGCGGCCGAAGCGCTGGAACCGGGCGACGCCACCGTCGCCGCGGTGAACGTCTCCCAGCGCCTCGTCGACGTCTGTGACGACGTGGGCGCGGATCTCGAACTCACGCCGATCGGCGCGACCAACATCATCACCCGGATCCAGGAGCTGCAGGCCGAGGGGCGCCGCGTCCCGATCTCGGGCGAAGGGAACGGCGGGATCTTCTTCCCGAACTACCGGCTGGTCCGGGACGGCGCGTTCATCGCCGCGAAGTTCCTCGAACTGCTGGCGAAACGCGGCGACCCCCCCAGCGCGGTCGTCGCCCCCTACACCGCCTACGAGAACGTCCGGCGGAACCTCAGCTACGGGAAGGAGCGCGAACTGAGCGCGATGCTCGACGCCGCCGAGCAGTACGCCGCCGAGGCCGACGTGGAGGCCAGCACCGTCGACGGCTACCGCCTCGACTACGGCGACGCGTGGGTGCTGGTCCGCCCCTCCGGCACCGAACCAAAAGTCAGGATCTACGCCGAGGCCCGCGAACGCGAGCGCGCGGTCGAACTCGCCGACGCCGTCGAGCGCGAGCTCGCGGCGGCGCTCGAGGACTGA
- a CDS encoding NUDIX domain-containing protein: MVAVDANYCPTCGAALQSRTFEGRDRRYCPDCEQFVWRNPVPTAGVAVRDGDEILLVRRGGGPSEGYWTLPGGYLEPDESAPAAAVRELREEAGVDADPGELRLLGTHLREQNGGAAYRAQHVLLVRYVVEREHVDGAPSAGSDADAARFFERETLPEQLRDHNRRFIERALAREEPGR; this comes from the coding sequence ATGGTCGCCGTCGACGCGAACTACTGTCCGACCTGTGGCGCCGCCCTCCAGTCCCGCACGTTCGAGGGGCGCGACCGCCGCTACTGCCCCGACTGCGAGCAGTTCGTCTGGCGCAACCCCGTCCCCACCGCGGGCGTCGCCGTCCGCGACGGCGACGAGATCCTGCTCGTCCGCCGCGGCGGTGGGCCGAGCGAGGGGTACTGGACGCTCCCCGGCGGCTACCTCGAACCGGACGAGTCGGCGCCGGCTGCCGCGGTCCGGGAGCTCCGCGAGGAGGCCGGCGTCGACGCCGACCCCGGGGAGCTCCGGCTGCTCGGCACGCATCTCCGGGAGCAGAACGGCGGCGCGGCGTACCGAGCGCAACACGTCCTCCTCGTTCGCTACGTCGTCGAGCGCGAACACGTCGACGGGGCCCCGTCGGCGGGGAGCGACGCCGACGCGGCGCGGTTCTTCGAACGGGAGACGCTCCCCGAGCAACTTCGCGACCACAACCGTCGCTTCATCGAGCGAGCGTTGGCACGGGAGGAGCCCGGCCGATGA
- a CDS encoding transcriptional regulator: MSRTALIENVTAMLQDAGFLVSERCAIRPKSFDVAARRGEELVLLKVLGNVDAFDAATGREMRRLGEYLSATPMVVGMRTRDEELKPEVVYFRHGVPAIHPDTAFDLFVEDVPPLIYAAPGGLYVNIDGDLLSESREEEDWSLGKLASELGVSRRTVSKYEDGMNASIDVAVKLEELFDRPFTAPMNVMEGAEEVRDAEPTPDAPEADPDDEHVVGVLTRAGFTVHPTTRAPFNSVSEDEERRGRDGAKLLTGHSEFTPNAEKRARIMSSLGQVTRTRSVYFVENDASRESVKGTALVSCDELAETDDPEAVRDLIRERAAEPGEA; the protein is encoded by the coding sequence ATGAGCCGTACAGCGCTGATCGAGAACGTCACGGCGATGCTGCAGGACGCCGGGTTCCTCGTCAGCGAGCGCTGTGCGATCCGGCCCAAGAGCTTCGACGTCGCGGCCCGCCGCGGCGAGGAGCTCGTGCTGCTGAAGGTGCTGGGCAACGTCGACGCGTTCGACGCCGCCACGGGGCGGGAGATGCGTCGACTCGGGGAGTACCTCTCGGCGACGCCGATGGTCGTGGGGATGCGCACCCGCGACGAGGAGCTGAAGCCGGAGGTGGTGTACTTCCGTCACGGCGTGCCCGCGATCCATCCGGACACCGCGTTCGACTTGTTCGTCGAGGACGTGCCGCCGCTGATCTACGCGGCCCCCGGCGGGCTGTACGTCAACATCGACGGCGACCTGCTCTCGGAGAGCCGCGAGGAGGAGGACTGGAGCCTCGGGAAACTCGCCTCCGAGCTCGGCGTCTCCCGGCGCACCGTCTCGAAGTACGAGGACGGGATGAACGCCTCCATCGACGTCGCGGTGAAGCTGGAGGAGCTGTTCGACCGCCCCTTCACGGCGCCGATGAACGTGATGGAGGGCGCCGAGGAGGTCCGCGACGCCGAGCCCACCCCCGACGCGCCGGAAGCCGACCCCGACGACGAGCACGTCGTGGGCGTGCTGACGCGGGCGGGCTTTACGGTCCACCCCACCACGCGGGCGCCGTTCAACAGCGTGAGCGAGGACGAGGAGCGCCGCGGCCGCGACGGCGCGAAGCTGCTGACGGGCCACTCGGAGTTCACCCCCAACGCCGAGAAGCGCGCCCGGATCATGTCCTCGCTGGGGCAGGTCACCCGCACGCGCTCGGTGTACTTCGTCGAGAACGACGCCAGCCGCGAGTCCGTGAAGGGGACCGCGCTGGTCTCCTGTGACGAGCTGGCGGAGACGGACGACCCCGAGGCGGTGCGGGATCTGATCCGCGAGCGCGCCGCAGAGCCTGGCGAAGCCTGA
- a CDS encoding ATPase involved in flagella biogenesis, giving the protein MEYDLAIDGAPDSVPAGTALLLLHPSIGETDRVDTDFLSVDTDRFLVVSTRTTAREVEQKLDYYEVDESRAEVLDTLSIERGYSRRSAPHIHYAAGPDDVEGIVEQVEAFLTEHDGQLRITLDSLSELAYYGDEDAALEAAERLIELVREHDAVCLFHLSSEVHDDETVAAFTELFDATVRLHDDGTVSYEPRE; this is encoded by the coding sequence ATGGAGTACGACCTCGCCATCGACGGCGCGCCCGACAGCGTCCCGGCCGGGACCGCGCTGCTGCTGTTGCACCCCAGCATCGGGGAGACCGACCGCGTCGACACCGACTTCCTCAGCGTCGACACCGACCGTTTCCTCGTCGTCTCCACCCGAACTACCGCCCGCGAGGTCGAACAGAAACTCGACTACTACGAGGTCGACGAGTCGCGGGCGGAGGTCCTCGACACCCTCTCGATCGAACGGGGGTACTCCCGGCGCTCGGCGCCGCATATCCACTACGCGGCCGGCCCGGACGACGTCGAGGGGATCGTCGAACAGGTCGAGGCGTTCCTGACCGAGCACGACGGCCAGCTCCGCATCACGCTCGACTCGCTCAGCGAACTCGCCTACTACGGCGACGAGGACGCCGCGCTGGAGGCAGCCGAGCGACTGATCGAACTCGTTCGTGAACACGACGCGGTCTGCCTGTTCCACCTCTCCAGCGAAGTCCACGACGACGAGACGGTCGCCGCGTTCACGGAGCTGTTCGACGCGACGGTCCGCCTCCACGACGACGGTACTGTGAGCTACGAACCGCGAGAGTAG
- a CDS encoding NUDIX domain-containing protein, giving the protein MTDFPPSFCPYCGAELRGEDPRYHCPDCERGVYHSPAVAAAVGIVDRSGATPCVLLGERGAAPAEGRFSTPGGHVDFGEEPRATAARELAEETGLRVDPADLRLLEARDLETVVPEPGLTDEKQVVCVDYAVELGNTDGEPSAADDLAGLRWANESEFDQVEWAYTDDAAVCRAAIAAVDQA; this is encoded by the coding sequence ATGACCGACTTCCCGCCCAGCTTCTGCCCGTACTGCGGCGCCGAACTCCGTGGCGAGGACCCCCGCTACCACTGTCCCGACTGCGAGCGCGGCGTGTACCACTCGCCGGCGGTGGCTGCGGCGGTGGGGATCGTGGACCGCTCGGGTGCGACGCCGTGCGTGCTGCTCGGGGAGCGCGGCGCCGCGCCCGCCGAGGGTCGGTTCTCCACGCCCGGAGGGCACGTCGACTTCGGCGAGGAGCCACGGGCCACGGCCGCCCGAGAGCTCGCGGAGGAGACCGGCCTCCGCGTCGATCCCGCGGATCTCCGACTCCTCGAAGCGCGCGACCTCGAGACGGTCGTCCCCGAACCGGGGCTGACCGACGAGAAGCAGGTGGTCTGTGTGGACTACGCGGTCGAACTGGGCAATACCGACGGCGAACCGTCGGCGGCCGACGACCTCGCGGGCCTGCGCTGGGCGAACGAATCCGAGTTCGACCAAGTGGAGTGGGCGTACACCGACGACGCGGCAGTCTGTCGGGCGGCGATCGCGGCGGTCGATCAGGCGTAG
- a CDS encoding succinylglutamate desuccinylase/aspartoacylase family protein: MSLTLGDASAAPGEIATGRLRVGESRDGSPVSLPVCVVNGADDGETLYLQAVSDGDELNGLGVLTRVVPRLDPDDLAGAVLIVGIVNYHAFQVAEHRNPIDDTKMNRAYPGDEEGTSSERIAAATFDAAKRADYVLDLHQGSTSRMLNEARVRCGRHHRLHADCLELAKTFGTGYVLDQKGPDGQLARAAPDEGIPTIDPELGGCVGWDEESIQYGVEGTFNVLRHYGFLDGEAATEEQTRAAGFDQYRSPGGGLIRFRAELGEEVHPGDTLFDVIDPFGQLSSRVTADSEGIFWRSRRLPQVASGEYVCSVATGIDAY; the protein is encoded by the coding sequence ATGAGTCTCACGCTCGGCGACGCCAGCGCGGCCCCCGGGGAGATCGCAACCGGGCGGCTCCGCGTCGGCGAGAGCCGCGACGGGAGCCCGGTCTCCCTGCCGGTCTGTGTGGTCAACGGTGCCGACGACGGCGAAACCCTGTACCTGCAGGCGGTCTCGGACGGCGACGAACTCAACGGCCTCGGCGTGCTCACGCGAGTGGTTCCGCGGCTCGACCCCGACGACCTCGCCGGGGCGGTGCTGATCGTCGGCATCGTGAACTACCACGCGTTCCAGGTCGCCGAGCACCGCAACCCCATCGACGACACGAAGATGAACCGGGCCTACCCCGGCGACGAGGAGGGGACCAGCTCCGAACGCATCGCGGCCGCGACGTTCGACGCCGCGAAACGCGCGGACTACGTGCTCGATCTCCACCAGGGCTCCACGTCGCGGATGCTCAACGAGGCCCGGGTGCGGTGTGGCCGCCACCACCGCCTCCACGCCGACTGCCTCGAACTCGCGAAAACCTTCGGCACGGGCTACGTGCTCGACCAGAAAGGCCCCGACGGGCAGCTCGCCCGCGCGGCGCCCGACGAGGGGATCCCCACGATCGACCCCGAACTCGGCGGCTGCGTGGGCTGGGACGAGGAGAGCATCCAGTACGGCGTCGAGGGAACCTTCAACGTTCTCCGGCACTACGGGTTCCTCGACGGCGAGGCCGCCACCGAGGAGCAGACCCGCGCCGCGGGGTTCGACCAGTACCGCTCGCCCGGCGGCGGGCTGATCCGCTTCCGGGCGGAGTTGGGCGAGGAGGTCCACCCCGGCGACACGCTGTTCGACGTGATCGACCCGTTCGGCCAGCTGTCGAGCCGCGTGACCGCCGACAGCGAGGGGATCTTCTGGCGCTCCCGCCGACTCCCGCAGGTCGCGTCCGGCGAGTACGTCTGCTCGGTGGCGACGGGGATCGACGCGTACTGA
- a CDS encoding tRNA(Ile)(2)-agmatinylcytidine synthase — MTVIGVDDTDSRERGMCTTYLAARIAERIAAAGGSIDERLLIRLNPAVERKTRGNAALAIHTDLDADHAAEIAREELEPLAETDDPRTSPGLVVADCDPDEVPAAVTAFARNAVREFHDLDDALALADDTGFETAGWTGGHGRIGALAAVGAAGAFDEWTYELIAYREFDRCGTPREVDEASLFAAAEDAYPAAWDTVDRVEDEAVCVPSAPGPILYGIRGDDPEALREVAGGIDSEPVERTALFRTNQGTDAHLRAADVADLTALDDGGAYRVDCVVAGEPETREGGHVFVPIRGVESRLTIDAAAFEPTKRFRHRVRALRPGDELTVCGEVSSGTLKLEKFAVRGLDRTALRNPKCPDCETTMSSAGRNQGYRCRDCGTSAPGKVETEVDRDLERGWYEVPPCARRHVAKPLVRGGFDAPTHPER, encoded by the coding sequence GTGACCGTCATCGGCGTCGACGACACCGACTCCCGCGAGCGCGGGATGTGCACGACCTACCTCGCGGCCCGCATCGCCGAGCGGATCGCGGCCGCCGGGGGGTCGATCGACGAGCGCCTGCTGATCCGCCTCAACCCCGCCGTCGAGCGCAAAACGCGGGGGAACGCCGCGCTCGCGATCCACACCGATCTCGACGCCGACCACGCCGCCGAGATCGCCCGCGAGGAACTCGAACCGCTGGCCGAGACCGACGACCCCCGTACGTCGCCCGGGCTCGTCGTCGCCGACTGCGACCCGGACGAGGTGCCGGCCGCCGTCACCGCGTTCGCCCGCAATGCGGTCCGCGAGTTCCACGACCTCGACGACGCGCTCGCGCTGGCCGACGACACGGGCTTCGAGACCGCTGGCTGGACGGGCGGCCACGGCCGCATCGGCGCGCTCGCGGCGGTCGGCGCGGCCGGCGCCTTCGACGAGTGGACGTACGAACTGATCGCCTACCGGGAGTTCGACCGCTGTGGCACGCCACGCGAGGTGGACGAAGCGAGCCTGTTCGCCGCCGCCGAGGACGCCTACCCCGCGGCGTGGGACACCGTCGACCGCGTGGAGGACGAGGCGGTCTGCGTGCCCAGCGCGCCGGGGCCCATCCTCTACGGGATCAGGGGTGACGACCCCGAGGCACTCCGCGAAGTCGCTGGGGGGATCGACTCGGAGCCGGTCGAGCGAACCGCACTCTTCCGGACGAACCAGGGCACCGACGCTCACCTCCGCGCCGCCGACGTGGCCGACCTCACTGCCCTCGACGACGGCGGCGCGTACCGCGTGGACTGTGTCGTCGCCGGTGAGCCGGAAACGCGGGAGGGTGGCCACGTGTTCGTGCCGATCAGGGGCGTCGAGAGTAGGTTGACCATCGACGCGGCGGCGTTCGAACCGACCAAACGGTTCCGCCACCGCGTGCGCGCGCTCCGGCCGGGCGACGAGCTCACCGTCTGCGGGGAGGTGAGTTCGGGCACGCTCAAACTCGAGAAGTTCGCCGTTCGTGGCCTGGACCGGACGGCGCTCCGGAACCCGAAATGTCCGGACTGTGAGACAACGATGAGCTCCGCGGGCCGGAACCAGGGGTACCGATGCCGCGACTGTGGGACGAGCGCGCCGGGGAAAGTCGAGACCGAGGTCGACCGCGACCTCGAACGCGGCTGGTACGAGGTGCCGCCGTGTGCCCGCCGCCACGTCGCGAAGCCGCTCGTTCGCGGCGGGTTCGACGCGCCGACGCATCCGGAGCGGTAG
- a CDS encoding class I SAM-dependent methyltransferase — translation MSVREEFDSWATEDREQGMEERHWHTARPILARMPVEAGDRVLDLGTGSGYALRALRERGIGAGYGLDGSPEMARKADSYTDDDAIGFLVGDFDHLPFETDSIDHVFTMEAFYYANDPHHTLEEIRRVLKPGGTFYCAVNYYEENVASHDWQENISVEMTRWDREQYREAFRAAGLHVAEQDNVPDRETEIPEESEFPHEGFGSREAMVERYRTWGTLLTVGVAP, via the coding sequence ATGAGCGTTCGCGAGGAGTTCGACAGCTGGGCCACCGAGGACCGCGAGCAGGGGATGGAGGAGCGCCACTGGCACACCGCACGCCCGATCCTTGCACGGATGCCCGTCGAGGCGGGGGACCGCGTGCTGGATCTCGGCACCGGCAGCGGGTACGCGCTCCGGGCGCTGCGCGAGCGGGGGATCGGCGCCGGCTACGGACTCGACGGCTCACCCGAGATGGCCCGGAAAGCCGACAGCTACACCGACGACGACGCGATCGGCTTTCTCGTCGGCGACTTCGATCACCTTCCCTTCGAGACGGACTCGATCGACCACGTGTTCACGATGGAGGCGTTCTACTACGCGAACGACCCCCACCACACGCTGGAGGAGATCCGGCGCGTGCTGAAACCCGGCGGGACGTTCTACTGCGCGGTGAACTACTACGAGGAGAACGTCGCCTCCCACGACTGGCAGGAGAACATCTCGGTGGAGATGACCCGCTGGGACCGCGAGCAGTACCGCGAGGCGTTCCGCGCCGCCGGCCTGCACGTCGCCGAGCAGGACAACGTCCCGGACCGCGAGACGGAGATTCCCGAGGAGTCGGAGTTCCCCCACGAGGGGTTCGGGAGTCGGGAGGCGATGGTCGAACGCTACCGGACGTGGGGGACGCTGCTGACCGTCGGCGTCGCGCCCTGA
- a CDS encoding AbrB/MazE/SpoVT family DNA-binding domain-containing protein, with amino-acid sequence MAIVGETIVTSEGRIPIPERVRDALDLEPGTEVEFVLLDDGSARIRPKRPPTERLRKVGETLEEHDVDVSELRRKSKDTWGSQFDEEDP; translated from the coding sequence ATGGCCATCGTCGGAGAAACCATCGTCACGAGCGAGGGACGGATACCGATACCAGAGCGCGTCCGCGACGCACTCGATCTCGAGCCCGGAACCGAAGTCGAGTTCGTGCTACTGGACGACGGGAGCGCCCGTATACGGCCGAAGCGTCCCCCGACAGAACGACTCCGCAAAGTCGGAGAAACGCTCGAGGAGCACGACGTGGACGTGTCAGAACTTCGCCGCAAGTCGAAAGACACGTGGGGGTCTCAGTTCGACGAGGAGGACCCGTGA
- a CDS encoding Zn-ribbon containing protein: protein MPHECTTCGRQFDDGSKEMLSGCPNCGGNKFQFQPAGRAATDDASATDAEPPEPADAEEPATGPETSASETPDPKPTASETADPKPTAADDAESGVAEREEAFRDAEIDDEVGEENRAQNDARSSSASIEEIDEARRKMEAAEEEVASGRGTPQGPPTETPSGEDTDEFDLSGAVGPDDDVEKQPVAGSAPEREEPVSDEDTDLRSLREELNDQFESIKITAPGQYELNLMELYDRKEYIISLQEDGRYVIEMADDYGIDE from the coding sequence GTGCCCCACGAGTGTACCACCTGCGGCCGGCAGTTCGACGACGGCTCCAAGGAGATGCTATCGGGCTGTCCGAACTGCGGCGGGAACAAGTTCCAGTTCCAGCCGGCCGGCCGCGCTGCCACGGACGACGCTTCGGCCACCGACGCCGAGCCACCCGAACCGGCCGACGCCGAGGAGCCCGCGACCGGACCTGAAACGTCGGCGTCCGAAACGCCGGATCCGAAACCTACAGCCTCCGAAACGGCGGACCCGAAACCCACGGCGGCCGACGACGCGGAGTCGGGGGTCGCCGAACGGGAAGAAGCGTTCCGCGACGCCGAAATCGACGACGAGGTGGGCGAGGAGAACCGTGCCCAGAACGACGCGCGCTCCTCGTCGGCCAGTATCGAGGAGATCGACGAGGCGCGCCGGAAGATGGAGGCGGCCGAGGAGGAGGTCGCCAGCGGTCGCGGCACGCCACAAGGACCCCCGACGGAGACGCCGTCGGGCGAGGACACCGACGAGTTCGACCTCTCGGGTGCGGTCGGCCCCGACGACGACGTCGAGAAACAGCCCGTCGCGGGCTCGGCGCCGGAACGGGAGGAGCCGGTGAGCGACGAGGACACCGACCTGCGGTCGCTGCGCGAGGAGCTGAACGACCAGTTCGAGAGCATCAAGATCACCGCGCCCGGCCAGTACGAACTCAACCTCATGGAGCTGTACGACCGGAAGGAGTACATCATCTCGCTCCAGGAGGACGGCCGGTACGTGATCGAGATGGCCGACGACTACGGCATCGACGAGTAG
- a CDS encoding threonine synthase, translating to MTTPTPLVCPSCGAEYADRWRCECGHPLEFAHQPLPDGPAPDPAAFDTREGLWAFSEFLPVEKRVSLGEGMTPLQQAPEWDAEFKLEYVFPTGSFKDRGVTTTLSRALELGVDRVVEDSSGNAGAAVATYAARAGIDAEIYVPASVKESKLRAIEAAGATPVRVEGSRQDVTDACVEAAVSEDADAWYASHAWNPAFFAGTATVAYEIGLQRDWTAPDAVVTPLGHGTLFLGAYRGFRALEEAGWIDEIPRLYGAQAAGYAPIAAELHDNTEESNDVADGVQIRDPVRKGAILDAIDATGGDAISIEEGPAERELDRLHGAGFYTEPTSAVAPAALAELRERGEIDEDEDVVVPLTGSGLKG from the coding sequence ATGACCACCCCCACACCGCTCGTCTGTCCGTCCTGCGGCGCCGAGTACGCCGACCGCTGGCGCTGTGAGTGCGGCCACCCGCTGGAGTTCGCCCACCAGCCACTCCCCGACGGCCCCGCACCGGACCCCGCCGCGTTCGACACCCGCGAGGGGCTGTGGGCGTTCTCCGAGTTCCTCCCCGTCGAGAAGCGCGTGAGCCTCGGCGAGGGGATGACGCCGCTCCAGCAGGCCCCGGAGTGGGACGCCGAGTTCAAACTGGAGTACGTGTTCCCCACCGGCTCGTTCAAGGACCGCGGCGTGACGACGACGCTCTCCCGAGCGCTCGAACTCGGCGTCGACCGGGTCGTCGAGGACTCCTCGGGCAACGCGGGCGCGGCGGTCGCCACCTACGCCGCTCGGGCGGGGATCGACGCCGAGATCTACGTCCCGGCGTCGGTGAAGGAGAGCAAACTCCGGGCGATAGAGGCCGCCGGCGCGACGCCGGTCCGCGTGGAGGGAAGCCGGCAGGACGTGACCGACGCCTGCGTAGAGGCGGCCGTCAGCGAGGACGCTGACGCCTGGTACGCCTCCCACGCCTGGAACCCCGCCTTTTTCGCCGGGACGGCGACGGTCGCCTACGAGATCGGGCTCCAGCGCGACTGGACCGCCCCGGACGCCGTGGTGACGCCGCTGGGCCACGGGACGCTGTTCCTCGGCGCCTATCGGGGGTTCCGCGCGCTGGAAGAAGCTGGGTGGATCGACGAAATCCCGCGGCTGTACGGCGCACAGGCTGCGGGCTACGCACCGATCGCCGCCGAACTCCACGACAACACGGAGGAGTCGAACGACGTGGCCGACGGAGTCCAGATCCGCGATCCAGTTCGAAAGGGGGCGATCCTCGACGCGATCGACGCCACGGGCGGCGACGCGATCTCGATCGAGGAAGGACCCGCCGAACGCGAACTCGACCGACTGCACGGGGCTGGGTTCTACACCGAACCCACCAGCGCGGTCGCGCCCGCGGCGCTCGCGGAACTGCGCGAGCGGGGGGAGATCGACGAGGACGAGGACGTGGTGGTGCCGCTGACCGGGAGCGGGCTGAAAGGCTGA